In a single window of the Pontibacter russatus genome:
- the xseB gene encoding exodeoxyribonuclease VII small subunit, whose translation MTSKDLKTLTYREATQELEEILRAIENDSVDVDELTQKVQRSSQLIKLCKEKLRSAEKAIDQVFNEENCEQPANASRAPEGSAGSPASATLF comes from the coding sequence ATGACAAGTAAGGATTTAAAAACTTTGACGTACCGCGAGGCCACACAGGAGTTGGAGGAGATACTGCGGGCCATTGAGAATGACTCGGTGGATGTGGATGAACTGACGCAGAAAGTACAGCGCTCGTCGCAGCTGATCAAGCTGTGCAAAGAGAAGCTGCGCAGTGCCGAGAAAGCGATAGACCAGGTATTCAACGAAGAGAACTGCGAACAGCCCGCCAATGCCAGCCGGGCACCGGAAGGCAGTGCCGGTTCTCCGGCCAGTGCCACGCTCTTCTAA
- a CDS encoding DUF2179 domain-containing protein encodes MNLLEGIDQSLVDWVIIPALIFLARICDVTLGTLRIVFISKGDKAIAPLLGFLEVLIWLIAITQVMENLSNVASYFAWAGGFATGNFLGLRIEQKLALGQVVVRVITVDSADKLVDRLKGRGYRLTCVDARGTRGKVNLLFMIVKRKKLDEVIGIIRSFNPQAFYSIEDVRSVSEVDLAESAPESQNSLRRLIPLRKGK; translated from the coding sequence ATGAACTTACTTGAAGGAATAGACCAAAGCCTTGTCGACTGGGTGATCATCCCCGCCCTTATTTTTCTGGCCCGCATCTGCGACGTGACGCTGGGCACGCTGCGCATCGTCTTCATATCCAAAGGCGACAAGGCCATCGCTCCACTGCTGGGGTTTCTGGAGGTGCTCATCTGGCTGATTGCCATTACGCAGGTGATGGAGAACCTGAGCAACGTGGCCTCCTACTTTGCCTGGGCTGGTGGCTTTGCCACCGGCAATTTCCTGGGCCTGCGCATTGAGCAGAAGCTGGCGCTGGGGCAGGTGGTGGTGCGCGTCATCACGGTGGATTCTGCCGACAAACTGGTGGACAGGCTGAAGGGCCGCGGCTACCGCCTGACCTGCGTGGATGCGCGCGGAACACGGGGAAAGGTAAACCTCCTGTTCATGATCGTGAAGCGCAAAAAGCTGGATGAGGTCATCGGGATTATCCGCAGCTTTAACCCCCAGGCCTTCTACTCCATTGAGGACGTCCGCTCAGTGTCGGAGGTGGATTTGGCAGAAAGCGCCCCTGAGAGTCAGAACAGCCTCCGGAGGCTCATCCCGCTGCGCAAGGGAAAGTAA
- a CDS encoding aldehyde dehydrogenase produces MPITSTSASRLPSPDDSQARLQQLVQRQRAFFASGKTLDPAFRKAQLRLLQQAIRRNEQALFDAMYADFRKPAFETFATEVGFVELELKLTLNKLEDWVKPKKVKETILNFPSRSYVHTTPYGLTLIIGPWNYPFNLLVAPLVGALAAGNCVLLKPSEIAPHTSAAITKLIRETFDEAYVAVVEGGVEVTQQLLAQRYDYIFFTGSSRVGQAVMKAAAEHLTPVTLELGGKSPAMVAEDADLELAARRIAWGKFLNAGQTCVAPDYVLVQEQVKDDLVQLLAKCIREFYGGDPRQSPDFARIINDRHFRRLEAYLQNGTIRAGGQTDSASRYIAPTLLDQVTWEDPVMQEEIFGPILPILTYRSLDEAMQVVNAHEKPLALYFFSSSENKKEAVLRCVQFGGGCINDTVSHLANPNLPFGGVGGSGMGSYHGKSSFDVFSHQKSVLHRGTWLDLPVRYPPYRDRLRTLRRLFRWL; encoded by the coding sequence ATGCCGATTACCTCCACCTCCGCCTCCCGGTTGCCTTCGCCAGACGACAGCCAAGCCCGCCTGCAGCAGCTGGTGCAGCGGCAGCGCGCTTTCTTCGCCTCGGGCAAAACGCTGGACCCGGCATTCCGCAAAGCGCAGCTTCGGCTGCTGCAGCAGGCCATCCGCCGAAACGAGCAGGCGCTTTTTGATGCCATGTACGCCGATTTCCGGAAGCCGGCGTTTGAGACGTTTGCGACAGAGGTGGGCTTTGTGGAACTGGAACTGAAGCTGACGCTGAATAAGCTGGAGGACTGGGTGAAGCCGAAGAAGGTGAAGGAGACGATCCTCAACTTTCCGTCCCGTAGCTATGTCCACACTACTCCTTACGGGCTCACCCTCATCATCGGCCCCTGGAACTATCCCTTCAACCTGCTGGTCGCCCCGCTGGTTGGGGCCTTGGCAGCTGGCAACTGCGTGCTGCTGAAGCCCTCTGAGATAGCGCCCCATACCTCCGCCGCCATCACGAAGCTGATCCGGGAAACGTTTGACGAGGCCTATGTGGCCGTGGTGGAGGGGGGCGTGGAAGTGACGCAGCAACTGCTGGCACAGCGTTACGATTATATCTTTTTTACGGGCAGCAGCCGGGTGGGGCAAGCCGTGATGAAAGCCGCCGCGGAGCACCTGACACCGGTCACGCTGGAACTGGGCGGCAAAAGCCCCGCTATGGTGGCCGAAGACGCCGACCTGGAGCTGGCGGCACGCCGCATCGCCTGGGGCAAGTTTCTGAACGCCGGGCAAACCTGCGTGGCACCGGACTATGTACTGGTGCAGGAACAGGTGAAAGACGACCTGGTGCAACTGCTGGCTAAGTGCATCCGTGAGTTTTACGGAGGCGACCCGCGGCAGAGCCCGGATTTCGCCCGCATCATCAACGACAGGCACTTCAGAAGGCTTGAGGCTTATCTGCAAAACGGCACTATACGCGCCGGCGGTCAAACCGACAGCGCCAGTCGCTACATCGCCCCCACCCTGCTGGACCAGGTGACGTGGGAGGACCCCGTGATGCAGGAAGAGATTTTCGGGCCCATCCTGCCCATCCTCACCTACCGGAGCCTGGACGAGGCCATGCAGGTAGTGAACGCGCACGAGAAGCCGCTGGCGCTTTACTTCTTCTCCTCCAGCGAAAATAAAAAAGAAGCCGTGCTGCGCTGCGTCCAGTTCGGCGGCGGCTGCATCAACGACACCGTCTCGCACCTGGCCAACCCCAACCTGCCCTTTGGCGGTGTGGGGGGCAGCGGCATGGGCAGCTACCACGGCAAAAGCAGCTTTGACGTTTTCTCCCACCAGAAGAGCGTCTTGCACCGGGGCACCTGGCTCGACCTGCCCGTGCGCTACCCTCCTTACCGCGACCGCTTACGCACACTCCGAAGGCTCTTCCGCTGGCTATAA
- the xseA gene encoding exodeoxyribonuclease VII large subunit, protein MAHLFIRQTVQVELHRPLSLHQLHQQIREELEAAFPESYWVVAEVAQVNTDRRKGHCYLTLVDKGDDARQMLAQARATIWSSRFQMLGRYFEEKTGQPLKAGLKILFQATVRFHELYGLSLDIVNIDPNYTIGDLARQRQETLKRLEAEGLMDANKLLQLPLVPQRLAVISSSTAAGYQDFVHQLQHNSFGYAFQTTLFPATVQGNEAPASVKHAMALVAQYSDQFDAIVLIRGGGSQTDLSCFDDYAIAAAIGHAPLPVLTGIGHERDESIADLVAHTRLKTPTAVANFLIDCSRATEENMESLYDSIRALSAQQLRLADDRLERLHLRISGHTKALLQADKDKLELLARGLLLKPKAYLEAQKHHVSDLDKDIGAQTKDLLYERQRHLQELSVCVEGKSERYLHLKEHELNTLMHCIETEAKDGLKRKQLQFAKCSDKVGFATQKKMQHENHRLRLLEMSIEANNPERLLLRGYTLTLVNGKITKSIKDINNGDVIETKMQDGTLHSLVVNIDEDDK, encoded by the coding sequence ATGGCACACCTCTTTATCCGGCAGACAGTTCAGGTAGAACTGCACAGGCCGCTTTCGCTCCACCAGCTGCACCAGCAGATACGGGAGGAACTGGAGGCGGCGTTTCCGGAGAGCTACTGGGTGGTGGCCGAGGTGGCACAGGTGAATACCGACAGGCGCAAGGGCCACTGCTACCTCACGCTGGTAGACAAAGGCGACGATGCGCGGCAGATGCTGGCGCAGGCGCGCGCCACGATCTGGAGCTCGCGTTTTCAGATGCTGGGCCGCTACTTCGAGGAGAAGACAGGGCAGCCGCTGAAAGCCGGGCTCAAAATCCTGTTCCAGGCAACGGTGCGCTTCCACGAGCTATATGGCCTGAGCCTAGACATCGTCAACATCGACCCCAACTACACTATCGGGGATCTGGCCCGCCAACGGCAGGAAACGCTGAAGCGGCTGGAGGCAGAAGGGCTGATGGACGCCAACAAGCTGCTCCAACTGCCTTTGGTGCCGCAGCGGCTGGCTGTCATCTCCTCGTCCACGGCGGCAGGCTACCAGGACTTTGTACACCAGTTGCAGCACAACAGCTTCGGCTACGCCTTCCAAACCACGCTTTTCCCGGCCACGGTGCAGGGCAACGAGGCACCCGCCTCCGTAAAACACGCCATGGCGCTGGTTGCGCAGTACAGCGATCAATTTGATGCCATTGTGCTTATACGGGGTGGCGGCTCCCAGACAGACCTGAGCTGCTTCGACGATTATGCCATTGCCGCTGCCATCGGCCACGCTCCCCTGCCGGTGCTCACGGGCATCGGCCACGAGCGCGACGAGAGCATTGCCGACCTGGTGGCGCACACGCGCCTGAAGACGCCCACGGCCGTGGCCAACTTCCTGATCGACTGCTCCCGAGCCACAGAAGAGAACATGGAAAGCCTGTACGACAGCATCCGCGCGCTCTCGGCGCAGCAACTGAGGCTGGCAGACGACAGGCTGGAGCGCCTGCACCTGCGCATCTCCGGCCACACCAAAGCCCTGCTACAGGCTGACAAAGACAAGCTGGAACTGCTGGCGCGGGGGCTGCTGCTGAAACCCAAAGCTTACCTTGAGGCGCAGAAGCACCACGTGAGCGACCTCGACAAAGACATCGGCGCGCAAACCAAGGACCTGCTGTACGAACGGCAGCGCCACCTGCAGGAACTTTCGGTTTGTGTGGAGGGCAAAAGCGAGCGCTACCTCCATCTGAAGGAGCACGAACTCAATACCCTGATGCATTGCATCGAGACGGAGGCCAAAGACGGGCTGAAGCGGAAGCAACTGCAGTTTGCCAAGTGCAGCGACAAAGTAGGGTTCGCCACACAAAAGAAGATGCAGCACGAAAACCACCGGCTGAGGCTGCTGGAAATGAGCATTGAAGCCAATAACCCGGAGCGGCTGCTGCTGCGCGGCTACACGCTGACGCTGGTGAACGGTAAAATTACGAAGAGTATCAAAGATATTAACAATGGAGATGTGATTGAGACGAAAATGCAGGACGGCACGCTCCACAGTTTGGTTGTAAACATTGACGAAGATGACAAGTAA
- the glgB gene encoding 1,4-alpha-glucan branching protein GlgB, translating to MAKKKESTTTETTDLTQAIDRQNTGQESVSKPGRGRMSAASAAGGAAQGEAASQPAATRGRKKKTDVPAAEMGSPVTRPASDGHETIATPAKRGRASKTETAVAPTGSARGRKPKAAAPTESEGVVVPVASSGNVTEQIVLKPKRSAKAAVQQTDKPAAFPAGGVTLVQQEPTASVQSAGQAVSPATRFSDFDIYLFKEGRHYTLYDKLGSHRMEHEGRQGTYFAVWAPNAEKVSVMGDFNGWSRDSHQLHLRGDSSGIWEGFVADVPTGVLYKYHIKSRYHLYHVEKSDPFAFCREEPPHTASVVSDLEYAWQDQQWLERRNSMKDKAQPYSVYELHLGSWRRKMEENNRSLTYRELADELPAYVQQMGFTHVELMPIMFHPFAGSWGYQVTGYFAPASTFGSPQDLMHLIDTLHQHDIGVILDWVPSHFPSDEHGIAYFDGTHLYEHADPRKGFHPDWNSYIFNYGRSEVRSFLISNALFWLDKYHADGLRVDAVASMLYLDYSRKEGEWIPNEHGGRENLEAISLLKDFNQAVRERFPDVKTIAEESTAWPGVTAPVEHGGLGFDMKWMMGWMHDTLDYFSKDPIYRRYHQGEITFSMMYAFSEKFMLPLSHDEVVHGKGALLQKMPGDEWQRFANLRTLYAYMYAHPGGKLLFMGADIAQSSEWNHDSSLDWHLLQYGYHHGVQEELRELNAIYKQEPALYAYSFDARGFEWVDYNDAHNSVISFLRKGENPSDTLLVVCNFTPAMHEHYRLGVPQAGQWVQVFNSDDSRYGGSNQHNNGPIQTVPEPYHGREQFITMLLPPLSVVYFKLQS from the coding sequence ATGGCTAAGAAGAAAGAAAGCACAACCACCGAGACCACCGATTTAACGCAAGCAATCGACCGGCAAAACACAGGCCAGGAGAGCGTTAGCAAACCCGGACGGGGCCGTATGTCTGCAGCATCAGCTGCTGGTGGGGCGGCCCAGGGAGAGGCGGCTTCACAGCCAGCCGCAACGCGTGGAAGAAAGAAGAAAACTGATGTGCCTGCGGCCGAAATGGGATCCCCTGTTACCAGGCCTGCTTCGGATGGACACGAAACCATTGCCACACCTGCTAAACGCGGCCGGGCCAGTAAAACCGAAACTGCGGTAGCGCCCACAGGGTCGGCAAGAGGGCGCAAACCCAAAGCTGCCGCCCCGACAGAGTCAGAAGGTGTGGTGGTGCCTGTTGCCAGCTCTGGCAACGTGACGGAGCAGATTGTACTTAAACCGAAAAGAAGCGCCAAAGCAGCTGTGCAGCAGACGGATAAACCTGCTGCATTCCCGGCAGGCGGCGTTACGCTGGTTCAGCAGGAGCCGACAGCTTCAGTGCAGTCGGCAGGGCAGGCGGTCTCTCCGGCCACCCGCTTTTCGGACTTCGACATTTATCTGTTTAAAGAGGGCAGGCACTATACACTCTACGACAAGCTGGGCTCGCACCGCATGGAGCACGAAGGCAGGCAGGGGACTTACTTCGCCGTCTGGGCCCCCAATGCCGAAAAGGTGTCGGTGATGGGTGACTTCAACGGCTGGAGCCGCGACAGCCATCAGCTTCACCTGCGCGGCGACAGCTCCGGTATATGGGAGGGCTTTGTGGCAGACGTGCCGACGGGCGTTCTATATAAATATCATATCAAATCGCGCTACCACCTGTACCACGTGGAGAAGAGCGATCCCTTTGCTTTCTGCCGCGAGGAGCCGCCGCACACCGCCTCCGTGGTGTCAGACCTGGAGTATGCGTGGCAGGACCAGCAGTGGCTGGAGCGACGCAACAGCATGAAGGACAAGGCCCAGCCATACAGCGTGTACGAACTGCACCTGGGCTCGTGGCGAAGAAAGATGGAGGAAAACAACCGCTCGCTCACGTACCGGGAGCTGGCGGACGAACTGCCGGCTTACGTGCAGCAGATGGGCTTCACGCACGTGGAGCTGATGCCTATTATGTTCCATCCTTTTGCCGGCTCGTGGGGCTACCAGGTAACGGGGTATTTCGCACCTGCCAGCACATTCGGCTCCCCGCAGGACCTGATGCACCTGATCGACACCCTGCACCAGCACGACATCGGCGTCATCCTGGACTGGGTGCCCTCGCATTTTCCGTCTGATGAGCATGGTATTGCCTATTTTGATGGCACACACCTTTATGAGCATGCCGACCCGCGCAAGGGCTTCCATCCGGACTGGAACAGCTATATATTCAACTACGGCCGCAGCGAGGTACGCTCTTTCCTCATCAGCAATGCGCTGTTCTGGCTCGATAAGTATCATGCGGATGGCTTGCGCGTGGACGCCGTAGCATCCATGCTGTACCTTGACTATAGCCGCAAGGAGGGCGAGTGGATACCGAACGAGCACGGCGGACGCGAGAACCTGGAGGCCATCTCGCTGCTCAAAGACTTTAACCAGGCGGTGCGCGAGCGCTTCCCGGATGTGAAGACCATTGCCGAGGAATCCACGGCATGGCCGGGGGTGACCGCGCCGGTGGAGCACGGGGGACTGGGATTTGATATGAAATGGATGATGGGCTGGATGCACGACACGCTCGACTACTTCTCCAAAGACCCCATCTACCGCAGGTACCATCAGGGCGAGATCACCTTCAGTATGATGTACGCCTTCTCCGAAAAATTCATGCTTCCGCTCTCGCACGACGAGGTGGTGCACGGGAAAGGGGCGTTGCTGCAGAAAATGCCGGGCGACGAGTGGCAGCGTTTCGCCAACCTGCGCACGCTGTATGCCTATATGTATGCCCACCCGGGGGGCAAGCTGCTGTTTATGGGGGCAGACATAGCCCAGTCCAGTGAGTGGAACCACGACAGCAGCCTGGACTGGCACCTGTTGCAGTACGGCTACCACCACGGCGTGCAGGAAGAGCTGCGCGAGCTGAACGCCATATATAAGCAGGAGCCCGCTCTGTACGCCTACAGCTTCGATGCCCGCGGCTTTGAGTGGGTAGATTATAACGACGCCCACAACAGCGTCATCAGCTTCCTGCGCAAAGGCGAAAACCCAAGCGACACGCTGCTGGTGGTATGCAACTTTACGCCGGCCATGCACGAGCATTACCGGCTCGGGGTGCCGCAGGCCGGGCAATGGGTGCAGGTGTTCAACTCAGACGACAGCCGCTACGGAGGCAGCAACCAGCACAACAACGGCCCGATTCAGACGGTGCCGGAGCCCTACCACGGGCGGGAGCAGTTTATTACCATGCTGCTGCCACCGCTGTCTGTCGTTTACTTTAAGTTGCAGAGCTAA
- a CDS encoding bifunctional alpha,alpha-trehalose-phosphate synthase (UDP-forming)/trehalose-phosphatase, with amino-acid sequence MAKLIIVSNRLPVKLQEKEGKLEYKTSEGGLATGLGSIYKQGDNLWIGWPGLVVEDEDTQQRIREGLRPESMQPVFLTESEVKEFYEGFSNETLWPTFHYFSQYAVYNQQLWETYVEVNQKYCDAVVEQAGPEDTIWVHDYQLLLLPSMLREKLPNSTIGFFQHIPFPSYEVFRLLPWRKELLEGMLGSDLVGFHTYDDMRHFLSSVNRLVGYGSMHGWINTNNRSLLVDSFPMGIDYEKYSSTANLEEVKKREQIYRGNLNAEKVILSIDRLDYSKGIAQRLKAFELFLEKYPEFHERVTLLMLVVPSRDAVEKYKELKEEVDELVGRINGSYSRISWNPIQYFYRSYPLETLSAFYRMADVALVTPMRDGMNLVCKEYVASKSDKKGVLILSEMAGASKELSDALLINPNDINQMVQALHTALTMPEEEQIAHMSNMQESLKRYNIHHWVSMFMDRLSYVKIKQMSLATSYLDEATIMEMHDAYDSASSRLFFLEYDGGLVDYRNRPLMARPDDDLMDLLEKLSKNPKNRVVVVSSREKATMQDWLGHLNIDIIAEHGVWIKQRGTGWQTMLSLLDDWKKDIRLILDLYVDRTPASFIEEKEYSLVWHYRRVETGLGEMRARELVNHLNFIASNSNLQVLDGQMAVEIKAQEINKGKASSYWLSKFPHKFVMAIGDDWGDEDIFKAMPREAYTIKVGNSYSVAKYHVDTCDEARQTLSRLVQARRQEQSPGALMTG; translated from the coding sequence ATGGCAAAACTGATCATTGTATCGAACAGGCTTCCTGTAAAACTGCAAGAGAAGGAGGGCAAGCTTGAATACAAAACAAGTGAAGGGGGGCTGGCCACCGGCTTGGGCTCTATTTACAAACAGGGAGACAACCTCTGGATTGGATGGCCTGGCCTGGTGGTGGAGGACGAGGACACACAGCAGCGCATCAGAGAGGGCCTGCGCCCCGAGAGCATGCAGCCGGTTTTCCTGACCGAGAGCGAAGTGAAGGAGTTTTATGAAGGCTTCAGCAACGAAACGCTGTGGCCCACCTTCCATTATTTCAGCCAGTACGCTGTGTACAACCAGCAACTCTGGGAAACCTATGTGGAGGTAAACCAGAAATACTGCGATGCGGTGGTGGAGCAGGCCGGGCCCGAGGACACCATCTGGGTGCATGACTACCAGTTGCTGCTGCTGCCCTCCATGCTGCGCGAAAAACTGCCGAACAGCACCATCGGTTTCTTCCAGCACATCCCGTTCCCTTCGTACGAAGTGTTCCGTTTGCTGCCCTGGCGCAAAGAGCTGCTGGAGGGCATGCTGGGCTCCGACCTGGTGGGCTTCCACACCTACGACGACATGCGCCACTTCCTGAGCTCTGTGAACCGACTGGTGGGGTACGGCAGCATGCACGGCTGGATAAACACCAACAACCGCTCGCTGCTCGTGGATTCCTTCCCGATGGGGATAGACTACGAGAAGTACAGCAGCACGGCTAATCTGGAAGAGGTTAAAAAGCGGGAGCAGATATACAGGGGCAACCTGAACGCCGAGAAAGTCATTCTCTCCATCGACAGGCTCGACTACTCCAAGGGAATTGCCCAGCGCCTGAAGGCTTTTGAACTCTTTCTGGAGAAGTACCCCGAGTTTCATGAGCGGGTGACTCTGCTGATGTTGGTGGTGCCAAGCCGCGATGCGGTGGAGAAATACAAAGAGCTGAAAGAAGAGGTGGACGAACTGGTGGGCCGCATCAACGGCAGCTACAGCCGCATCAGCTGGAACCCGATCCAGTATTTCTACCGCTCATACCCGCTCGAAACGCTCTCTGCCTTCTACCGTATGGCCGACGTGGCCCTCGTGACGCCGATGCGCGACGGCATGAACCTGGTTTGTAAAGAGTATGTGGCGAGCAAGTCTGATAAAAAGGGCGTGCTGATACTGAGTGAAATGGCAGGAGCCTCCAAAGAGCTCTCAGACGCCCTGCTCATAAATCCGAACGATATAAACCAGATGGTGCAGGCGTTGCACACGGCCCTCACGATGCCGGAAGAGGAGCAGATTGCCCACATGAGCAACATGCAGGAGTCGCTGAAGCGGTACAACATCCACCACTGGGTGAGCATGTTTATGGATCGCCTGTCGTACGTCAAGATCAAGCAGATGTCGTTGGCCACGTCTTACCTCGACGAGGCCACTATCATGGAAATGCACGACGCCTACGACTCGGCCAGTTCCCGGCTGTTTTTCCTGGAATATGACGGCGGACTGGTGGATTACCGCAACCGCCCGCTGATGGCCCGGCCTGATGACGACCTGATGGACTTGCTGGAGAAGCTCAGCAAAAACCCCAAAAACAGAGTAGTAGTGGTGAGCAGCCGCGAGAAAGCCACCATGCAGGACTGGCTCGGCCACCTGAACATCGATATCATTGCCGAGCATGGCGTCTGGATAAAGCAGCGCGGCACTGGCTGGCAGACCATGCTGAGCCTGCTGGACGACTGGAAGAAAGACATCCGCCTGATCCTGGACCTGTACGTGGACCGAACCCCGGCTTCGTTTATCGAGGAGAAGGAGTACTCGCTGGTGTGGCATTACCGCCGCGTGGAAACAGGCCTTGGCGAGATGCGCGCGCGCGAACTGGTGAACCACCTCAATTTTATCGCCTCTAACAGCAACCTGCAGGTGCTGGACGGGCAGATGGCCGTGGAGATAAAGGCACAGGAAATCAACAAGGGGAAAGCCTCCAGCTACTGGCTAAGCAAGTTCCCGCACAAGTTCGTGATGGCCATCGGCGACGACTGGGGCGACGAGGACATCTTCAAAGCCATGCCGCGCGAAGCCTATACCATCAAAGTAGGAAATTCCTACTCCGTGGCGAAGTACCACGTGGATACCTGCGACGAAGCCCGCCAGACGCTCTCCAGGCTGGTGCAGGCACGGAGGCAGGAGCAGTCGCCTGGCGCGCTAATGACTGGTTGA